In Mucilaginibacter sp. KACC 22063, the genomic stretch CCCTGGGCATACTTAGTGTTAGATTCATCTTCATTTGCCTTTGTAACTATCAGAACCTTACCATGCTTTGCAGCCTTTAGTGCAAAACTTAATCCGGCAATGCCCGACCCTACCACAAGGAAATCCACAGTTTTTGTCATAAATCATTAAATAGATGTGTAAAAATAGTACTTGTGTTAATAAGCCTATTAAAAGATGTTAATTTTGCGTAGGTAAATAACTAATAAGTTTTTGAAGTGTGAGTAACTCTGGTTTTTCACAGTGATTTTGAAAATTTATCAGACACTTTTGAGATGATTTCACTGGTTCATCAACATTTTTCAACCAACTGAATAATTAACAAAAATGTTTTTGATAAAAATATTTGCTTAATAAAATGATTTTAAAATGAGACGATTAGGCAAATAAAAATTAAACTGAGATGTTAATAACTTGCGGAAAAGTCATTTTTCAAAGAAAATTTAAAGTGAATTTCTAACAAGATTAACACCTTAACAAACAATAGAAATTTATTTAAATAGAATTTTTGTATTTATTGGGATGTTTAAAAATGGATACCTTCGAAGAAATTAATGTCAAGGGTTTTGTCGACGAGTTTGTTGATCCGTCGCTGGATCTTTTCGATGAAATTGAAAAGTTAAAAAAGCAGAAGAATGCAGTTATACTTGCACACTACTACCAGGATGGAGATATACAGGATATTGCCGATTACATTGGCGATAGCCTTGGGTTATCGCAACAAGCTGCAAAAACTGATGCGGATATCATTGTTTTCGCCGGCGTGCATTTCATGGCCGAAACAGCTAAGATTTTATCGCCCACAAAAAAGGTTTTGTTACCTGATATCAAGGCAGGCTGCTCACTTGCAGATAGTTGCCCGCCCCATTTGTTTAAAAAGTTTAAAGAGGCCTACCCAGATCACCTGGTTATCACCTACGTAAACTGTACGGCAGAACTGAAAGCCATGAGTGACATAGTTTGTACATCAAGCAATGCTGTACAAATTGTAGAAAGCCTGCCTGCTGATCAGAAGATTATCTTCGGGCCAGACAGGAACCTTGGACGCTACGTGGCAGAGAAAACAGGACGTAACCTGGTGTTGTGGAACGGTGCCTGCATGGTACATGAGATCTTCTCCCGCGAAAAGATCACTAAGCTGAAAGAAAGGCACCCTGAAGCCAAGATATTAGCACACCCGGAGTGTGAGGAACATATATTGGAGTTAGCCGATTACATAGGCTCTACAACAGGAATTTTAAAATATGCGACTAACAGCCCTGCACAAGAGTTTATAGTAGCTACCGAGGCCGGAATTTTGCATCAGATGGAAAAAGAGAACACTGATAAAAAATTTTTTCCGGCTCCGCCGAATAATACTTGTGCATGTAACGACTGCCCGCACATGAAACGCAATACACTTGAAAAATTGTACCTGTGTTTAAAAAATGAAATACCGGAAATTACGTTGCCTGCGGCAATTATTGAAAAAGCAGTAAAACCAATTGAGCGAATGCTGGAAATCTCAGCTCAGCTCGGTTTATAAAAAATTTTCCGGCTTCGCCGGGAAGAAAAAAAGCCGACCATTCGGTCGGCTTTTTTAGTAAATAGGGTGTTGCGGATTATATACCGCTATCTGCTTTTGTCTCAATGGCATCCTGTACAGATTGTGGTAATGCCGAAAGCAAGTTATAACCGGTTGCTTTTTCAATATCACGTACTGTTACAATGTATTTTTTCCAATCCTGATCGATAGAATTGATGTTAGGTGTATTTACAGCTATTACCCTTGTGGTACTGGTTACGCGCATTAAATCGGCATCGCCTTTTGGTATAATAACAGCTACTTTCCAAACATTGCTTGGTACGGTTACGTGTCCGCTGTTCACAGTTTCTGCACTGCCACTGCTGCCTGTTCCGCCTTTACCATAGCTACCCATAATGATGTAAACTTCATCGCCCGAGCTCACTTCAGAACGTAAATAGTTTTCCAGATTAGCCCATGTTTTCTGGTTATTCTGCGGTGCTTGCGGAATCATATTCGTCATCAGGAAGGTGGCAGAATTGGCATTTGCCGAACTTGTACGATCGGCAGAAGGGCAGTTGTGCCCACGGTCGAACCCTGAGCCGCTATAAGCAGTGTTGGTAACAGCATAAAACCCAGTTGGTAAGCCGCTGAAGGCTGCAAAATTGTTAAGGCGGTCGCTTACATTGGTTGTGTTGGTCGCATCAAGGTGCCAGCTTACCCAGTTTGGTGTACCACGTGCACTGCTGTACGATTCTACATAATAACCCTGGTCAATCAGGTAATTATCGCCGCTTGCTGCTGATGCAACAGCACCCGATGGATTACCGAATAAAAGATTGCTGTTGTCGCCACTCTTAGGCGGGGCATCGCTGCCAACCGTTACGCCACGTGCTGCTGAAGGGGTAGAAGTACCAGCAGTATCAACCGGGTTGGTATCCGGTATGTTGATAGTAAAGCCAGGATCGCCGGTTCCTTTAAACATGATATCATCAATGTTTAAACGCGGGGTTGTGCTGGTTGTAATATCTTTAATCTGTAAGCGCACCTTACCGGTAGCATTCACTTTAAATGAGTCGACTACCAATGTGGTATTGTTATCAACCATGTCAGTACCAATCTGGGTATAGGTAACGCCGCCGTCGGTAGATTTTAACAACTGCCAGGTAGAGGCGGCATCTGTTCCGTATTTGCCGTGTTTTATGTAAACGGTAGCCAGGTTATTAATATCAAAGTTCATGGTAATAGCACCAGTTTTCATCCTGACAGATTGCGTACCGTTTTTTAAATCGGCGGCAAGGCTGCCCAATAACGCGTTATCGAAACTCCATGAGCCGGAACCTAAAGTTACATCGGCTTTGGCATATCCAGTTTTACTTCCGTAATCAAAGTTTTCGGTTACCGAATAGTTTTGTACAGCGGGGGTAGTGGGGTTGGTGATGATGTCGTCCTTGCTATCCTTTTTACAGCTTGTAAAAGCAGCGGATAAAGCAGCAAATAAAAGTAAGTGTTTTAACTTCATAGAATTGTTTTTAACAGTTTACGAAGATCAGGCAACTATTGTTAATTCTATATTAAAAATTTTATACATAGGTAAAAAATTCATTACGTACCGCCTGATAATCATATTACTTATCTTTGCAGGATGGATTTGTTTGAAAACACCGAAAGAACGAACATAAGTGAGATGGGTGAATTTGGTTTGATTGATCATTTGACCAAAAACTTCCCGATAAAAAACAGCAAAACTCAAAAAGGTATTGGTGACGATGCCGCAGTGCTTGACCCGAAGGAAAAGAAAGTATTGATATCAACCGATATGCTGCTCGAGGGGATCCACTTTGATTTGGCGTATACACCATTAAGGCATTTAGGTTACAAATCTGTTCAGGTAAACCTGAGCGATATATATGCCATGAACGGTATACCTGAGCAGATCACCGTTTCTATAGGCCTGTCAAGCAAATACACGCTTGAAGCCGTTGAAGAGATATATGAAGGTATTTACCTGGCTTGCGAAAAGTATGG encodes the following:
- a CDS encoding DNA/RNA non-specific endonuclease, with protein sequence MKLKHLLLFAALSAAFTSCKKDSKDDIITNPTTPAVQNYSVTENFDYGSKTGYAKADVTLGSGSWSFDNALLGSLAADLKNGTQSVRMKTGAITMNFDINNLATVYIKHGKYGTDAASTWQLLKSTDGGVTYTQIGTDMVDNNTTLVVDSFKVNATGKVRLQIKDITTSTTPRLNIDDIMFKGTGDPGFTINIPDTNPVDTAGTSTPSAARGVTVGSDAPPKSGDNSNLLFGNPSGAVASAASGDNYLIDQGYYVESYSSARGTPNWVSWHLDATNTTNVSDRLNNFAAFSGLPTGFYAVTNTAYSGSGFDRGHNCPSADRTSSANANSATFLMTNMIPQAPQNNQKTWANLENYLRSEVSSGDEVYIIMGSYGKGGTGSSGSAETVNSGHVTVPSNVWKVAVIIPKGDADLMRVTSTTRVIAVNTPNINSIDQDWKKYIVTVRDIEKATGYNLLSALPQSVQDAIETKADSGI
- the nadA gene encoding quinolinate synthase NadA, translated to MDTFEEINVKGFVDEFVDPSLDLFDEIEKLKKQKNAVILAHYYQDGDIQDIADYIGDSLGLSQQAAKTDADIIVFAGVHFMAETAKILSPTKKVLLPDIKAGCSLADSCPPHLFKKFKEAYPDHLVITYVNCTAELKAMSDIVCTSSNAVQIVESLPADQKIIFGPDRNLGRYVAEKTGRNLVLWNGACMVHEIFSREKITKLKERHPEAKILAHPECEEHILELADYIGSTTGILKYATNSPAQEFIVATEAGILHQMEKENTDKKFFPAPPNNTCACNDCPHMKRNTLEKLYLCLKNEIPEITLPAAIIEKAVKPIERMLEISAQLGL